Proteins encoded in a region of the Panthera uncia isolate 11264 chromosome B2 unlocalized genomic scaffold, Puncia_PCG_1.0 HiC_scaffold_24, whole genome shotgun sequence genome:
- the LOC125938035 gene encoding LOW QUALITY PROTEIN: voltage-dependent anion-selective channel protein 3-like (The sequence of the model RefSeq protein was modified relative to this genomic sequence to represent the inferred CDS: inserted 1 base in 1 codon) — MVECCLGGVETSPLVGGICNTPTYCDLGKAAKDDFNKGYGFGSVKVGLRTKSCRGVEFSTSGHAYTDTEQTSGNLETTYKVCSYGLAFTQKWNTDDTLGTEIASQNKLAEGSKRTLHTVFAPNPGKKSGKLKASYKWDCFSLGSNVDADFSGPTIFGFGGCLAGSQTSFDTARSKLPQNGVALGYIAADFQLHMHVSDGPEFGGSVCQEVNEKIGTSINVAWMAGSNNTXDCRTSLSATGNKTSPTGLGYTQTLGPGVKLILPAFTDRKNVNAGGHEVGLGFEREAYCGFEEST, encoded by the exons ATGGTGGAGTGTTGCCTTGGTGGAGTGGAGACCAGCCCTCTGGTTGGAGGTATATGTAACACACCGACTTACTGTGACCTAGGGAAGGCTGCCAAAGATGACTTCAACAAAGGCTATGGATTTGGCTCAGTCAAAGTAGGTCTGAGAACTAAGTCGTGTAGGGGAGTGGAATTTTCTACTTCTGGTCATGCTTACACTGACACAGAGCAAACGTCAGGCAACCTAGAGACCACGTATAAGGTCTGTAGCTACGGACTTGCCTTCACCCAGAAATGGAACACAGACGATACTCTTGGAACGGAAATCGCTTCACAGAATAAGTTGGCTGAAGGGTCGAAACGTACTCTCCATACCGTATTTGCACCGAACCCAGGAAAGAAGAGTGGGAAATTGAAGGCCTCCTACAAATGGGATTGTTTCAGTCTCGGCAGTAATGTTGATGCAGATTTTTCTGGACCGACCATCTTTGGCTTTGGAGGTTGCCTTGCTGGCTCTCAGACGAGTTTTGACACAGCCAGATCCAAACTGCCACAGAATGGTGTCGCCCTGGGTTACATAGCTGCCGACTTCCAGCTGCACATGCATGTGAGTGATGGCCCTGAATTTGGAGGGTCTGTCTGCCAGGAGGTTAATGAGAAGATTGGAACATCAATAAACGTTGCTTGGATGGCTGGCAGTAACAATA CGGACTGTAGAACTTCTCTATCTGCTACAGGAAATAAGACGAGCCCGACCGGACTGGGTTATACTCAGACCCTTGGACCAGGAGTCAAATTGATCCTACCAGCTTTCACGGACAGAAAGAATGTCAATGCAGGAGGCCACGAGGTTGGGCTGGGATTTGAACGAGAAGCCTATTGTGGTTTTGAGGAAAGCACCTGA